Proteins from one Deinococcus actinosclerus genomic window:
- a CDS encoding GNAT family N-acetyltransferase, with the protein MNATPLALHHAPLLHQLYAAAPGYFSLLGTRVPHHKDVERDVEIALLDPRRSLELLYDERGELFGSLDCKHDYPERGDLTINLLLIREDRQSQGLGEQAVRHLEARVPPGTTRILASVLGENPRGARFWERLGYTFTMDARPVMSWYARPLTPPRTQPAPGVPIASD; encoded by the coding sequence TTGAACGCCACGCCGCTGGCGCTGCACCACGCGCCGCTGCTTCATCAACTCTACGCCGCCGCACCGGGCTACTTCTCCCTGCTGGGCACCCGGGTCCCCCACCACAAGGACGTCGAACGCGACGTGGAGATTGCCCTGCTCGACCCGCGCCGCAGCCTGGAACTCCTGTACGACGAGCGCGGCGAACTGTTCGGCAGTCTCGACTGCAAGCACGACTACCCCGAGCGCGGCGACCTGACCATCAACCTGCTGCTCATCCGCGAGGACCGCCAGTCACAGGGCCTGGGCGAACAGGCGGTGCGCCACCTGGAGGCCCGCGTGCCCCCCGGCACCACCCGCATCCTGGCGAGCGTGCTGGGCGAGAATCCACGCGGCGCGCGCTTCTGGGAACGGCTGGGGTACACCTTCACCATGGACGCCCGCCCGGTCATGAGCTGGTACGCCCGGCCGCTCACGCCGCCGCGCACCCAGCCCGCGCCCGGGGTGCCCATCGCCAGCGACTGA
- a CDS encoding ABC transporter substrate-binding protein, with protein MKKRFLFPTLLALAGSSALADKVVNIGFSGPLSGGAAFYGKDVQSGIDMAIAELNRTGVTVKGEKVTFKLVALDDRYLPNETATNVKRLTSQGIDVVFVPHAGGILTVQPMTTRDPEFLLVAYSSEPKILESRNPLTFMLPPRYDNYLQPFAATQMKAFGKRLGLLGTNSAYGKQWTDAISDEWKKQGGTVLANNSVDYNTTVDYSSAVTKALAEKPDVLFIGGPSQPTALVVKAAREQGFKGGFIVMDQAKFEQMDQVVPRNYLDGSVGVLPTKEFPGTQVFVTLYQRLYKKVPTSEAALNYMGMNIIAKAMELAGTTDNPEAIRAQLDAAAKALPQNKTVFKLYGVTDKGHVDAQFLVASVKGGQYTRLRLIKTFK; from the coding sequence ATGAAGAAACGGTTCCTCTTCCCCACCCTGCTCGCCCTGGCGGGCAGCTCCGCGCTGGCCGACAAGGTCGTGAACATCGGCTTTTCCGGGCCGCTCTCGGGCGGCGCGGCGTTCTACGGCAAGGACGTCCAGAGCGGCATCGACATGGCCATCGCGGAGCTGAACCGCACGGGCGTGACCGTCAAGGGCGAGAAGGTCACGTTCAAGCTGGTCGCGCTCGATGACCGCTACCTGCCCAACGAGACCGCCACGAACGTCAAACGCCTGACCAGTCAGGGGATCGACGTGGTCTTCGTGCCGCACGCCGGGGGCATCCTGACCGTGCAGCCCATGACGACCCGCGACCCGGAATTCCTGCTCGTGGCGTACTCCAGCGAACCCAAGATCCTGGAATCCCGCAACCCCCTCACGTTCATGCTGCCGCCCCGCTACGACAACTACCTGCAGCCCTTCGCCGCCACGCAGATGAAGGCGTTCGGCAAGCGCCTGGGCCTGCTGGGCACGAACAGCGCGTACGGCAAGCAGTGGACCGACGCGATCAGCGACGAGTGGAAGAAGCAGGGCGGCACCGTCCTGGCGAACAACAGCGTGGACTACAACACCACCGTGGACTACTCCAGCGCCGTCACGAAGGCCTTGGCGGAGAAACCCGACGTGCTGTTCATCGGCGGGCCCAGCCAGCCCACCGCGCTGGTCGTGAAGGCCGCGCGCGAGCAGGGCTTCAAGGGCGGCTTCATCGTGATGGACCAGGCGAAGTTCGAGCAGATGGATCAGGTCGTGCCGCGCAACTACCTGGACGGCAGCGTGGGCGTGCTGCCCACCAAGGAGTTCCCGGGCACGCAGGTGTTCGTGACGCTGTACCAGCGCCTGTACAAGAAGGTGCCCACCAGCGAGGCCGCGCTGAACTACATGGGCATGAACATCATCGCCAAGGCGATGGAACTGGCGGGCACCACCGACAACCCCGAGGCGATCCGCGCGCAGCTGGACGCCGCCGCCAAGGCCCTGCCGCAGAACAAGACGGTCTTCAAGCTGTACGGCGTGACCGACAAGGGGCACGTGGACGCGCAGTTCCTGGTCGCCAGCGTCAAGGGCGGGCAGTACACCCGCCTGCGCCTGATCAAGACGTTCAAGTAA
- a CDS encoding branched-chain amino acid ABC transporter permease: MSTVLQQLFNALALGGVYALVALGLTLVYGVMRVPNFAHGGLYMLGAYLTYAALTGLKVGYVPALILSALGVALLAALMERVIFHPLRNAPHVHPMIAAIGVLFFLEALISHPRVFGPDFKQITEPLPGIVNLGGVTLTWQRLLIIAASVLVMLGLNYFLKRTLTGATIEAMSQNREGARLVGINTNRVGMLTFAISGALAAVAASLIAPINAVTPSMGEVMNLKVFAIIILGGMGSVPGAIVGAFLLAFTEVFGGFYISLDFADVIGFAMLVLVLALRPQGLFRRGT; the protein is encoded by the coding sequence GTGTCGACGGTGCTGCAACAACTGTTCAACGCGCTGGCGCTGGGCGGCGTGTACGCCCTGGTGGCGCTGGGGCTGACGCTGGTGTACGGCGTGATGCGCGTGCCGAACTTCGCGCACGGCGGGCTGTACATGCTCGGCGCGTACCTGACGTACGCCGCGCTGACGGGCCTGAAGGTGGGGTACGTGCCCGCACTGATCCTCTCGGCGCTGGGCGTGGCGCTGCTGGCCGCACTCATGGAACGCGTGATCTTCCACCCGCTGCGCAACGCCCCGCACGTGCATCCGATGATCGCGGCGATCGGGGTGCTGTTCTTCCTGGAGGCGCTGATCTCGCACCCGAGGGTGTTCGGGCCGGACTTCAAGCAGATCACCGAGCCGCTGCCCGGCATCGTGAACCTGGGCGGCGTGACGCTGACGTGGCAGAGGCTGCTGATCATCGCGGCGAGCGTGCTCGTCATGCTGGGCCTGAACTACTTCCTGAAACGCACCCTGACCGGCGCGACCATCGAGGCGATGAGCCAGAACCGCGAGGGCGCCCGGCTGGTGGGCATCAACACCAACCGCGTCGGGATGCTGACCTTCGCGATCAGCGGGGCGCTCGCGGCGGTCGCGGCGAGCCTGATCGCGCCGATCAACGCGGTGACACCCAGCATGGGTGAGGTCATGAACCTGAAGGTGTTCGCGATCATCATCCTGGGCGGCATGGGCAGCGTGCCGGGCGCCATCGTGGGCGCCTTCCTGCTGGCGTTCACCGAGGTCTTCGGCGGCTTCTACATCAGCCTGGACTTCGCGGACGTGATCGGCTTCGCCATGCTGGTGCTCGTGCTCGCGCTGCGCCCGCAGGGGCTGTTCCGGAGGGGGACGTGA